Proteins co-encoded in one Nicotiana sylvestris chromosome 7, ASM39365v2, whole genome shotgun sequence genomic window:
- the LOC138873414 gene encoding uncharacterized protein — protein sequence MKSGGSGSGEAAEGLVHLSKQRDEPISSTEETLADLLKKVGESYDPKKLKATTPKSPKVPKPSKKIKASSPTPTTSSVPRGRATRSRVKQSEADLQKTLEESKKRKKDKRKGKVTESSAAVEEEEMELVHQERGTTVEVPTPKPKKPKTSSKKSSSMHVAAEPTLAKRTRSAMKAKQTKVSDDDDWSGEEEEDEYEKEHDKLAIFGRRKS from the coding sequence atgaagtcagggggaagtggttctggggaagCAGCTGAGGGATTGGTTCATCTAAGCAAACAAAGAGATGAACCTATTTCATCTACTGAAGAAACCTTGGCTGACTTACTGAAAAAGGTTGGGGAaagttatgacccaaagaaactCAAAGCTACTACACCAAAATCCCCAAAGGTTCCCAAGCCATCCAAGAAAATAAAAGCCTCATCCCCAACACCTACTACCTCATCAGTTCCTAGGGGTAGAGCCACAAGAAGTAGGGTAAAACAGAGTGAAGCTGATCTACAAAAGActttagaagaaagcaagaaaaggaaaaaggataaGAGAAAGGGAAAGGTTACAGAATCCTCAGCGGCTGTTGAGGAAGaagagatggaactggtccatcaagagaggggtacaacagtggaggttcctacacccaaGCCTAAGAAACCCAAGACTTCCTCCAAGAAATCCTCCTCTATGCATGTAGCTGCTGAACCCACACTAGCGAAGAGGACAAGATCTGCAATGAAAGCTAAACAAACCAAagtttctgatgatgatgattggagtggagaagaagaagaagatgaatatgAGAAGGAACATGATAAGCTTGCCATTTTTGGCAGAAGAAAATCTTAA